Genomic segment of Nocardioides conyzicola:
AGCACCACACGGAACGTGCTGCCCCGCCCGAGCTCGCTCTCGAGGCTGACCTCGCCGCCGTGCGCGGCGACGATCGAGCTCACGATGTTGAGCCCGAGCCCGGTCCCGGGGATGTGCTGCTCGAGCGCACCACCGCCGCGGAAGAAACGGGCGAAGACGTGCTCGACCTCGTCCGCGGCGATGCCGATCCCGGTGTCGGAGACCTCGAGCACGACGGCGTCCGATGTCTCGTGGAGCGTCGCCACCACGGAGCCACCGGTCCTGCTGTACTTCAGGGCGTTGGAGAGCAGGTTGTCCAGCACCTGCCTGATCCGCTGCTCGTCGACGCGCGCCACCAGGCTGACCGGCGCTTCCACGGCGATCTCGATCCCGCGGCCGGCGGCGTCCTGGCGGGCCGCCTCGACCGCGTCCCGCACCAGGGCGGTGAGATCGGCGTCGGCGTACCGGATCCGCAGGCTGCCCTCGCCGACCTGCCCGACCTGCAGCAGGTCGGACACCAGTGCCTGCAGGCGTACGGCGTTGCGCTGGATCGTCAGCACCTGGGCTCTCGCCTCGGGGGTGAGCGAGTCGTCGTCCCGCAACAGCTCGAGATAGCCGAGCACCGACGTCAGCGGGGTCCGGAGCTCGTGCGACACCGAGGAGATGAACTCGTCCTTCACCTTCATCGCCCGCAACAGCTCGGTGAGCTCCTGGTAGGCGAGCGCCGCGCCCAGCCGTTCCCCCGACGGGCCGCGCACCTGCCGCGCCGAGGTCGAGAAGGCCCGCCGGGTCGCGGGATCGTCGCCCACCCAGTAGGTGTAGTCGTCGAACTCCTCGCCCTGGGTCGCGCGGAAGGACGGCATGTCGTCCCGGGCCATCAAGGTGTGGCCGTCGAGGTGGTAGACGTGGCCGAGCTGGCCCGCCTCGCCCTCGTGGCCATCCGGGAACGGCAGGTGCATGGTCTCCTGGTGCCGCCGGTTCATCCGCTCGTAGCGGCCATCGGGCCCGATCAGCAGCAGCCCCACCGTGACGGTCTCGAAGACCGCCTCCAACGACTGGCGCTCCCGCTCCGCGGCGGTGATGTCGAGGATCTGCGAGATGAAGTGCAGCGGAGTCCCGTCGGGTGAGCGCACGAGCGCGACCGAGAGGTCGCCCCACACCACATGGCCGGCAGCGTGCAGGTAGCGCTTGCGCAGCCGGTAGGAGTCGATCTCACCGGCCAGTGCCTGGCGGAAGAGGACGAGGTCGGCGTCCAGGTCATCGGCGTGCGTGAGCTCCTGGAAGCCGCGCTGGGTGAGCTCCTCGACGCCGTACCCGAGCATCTCCGACATCGCGAGGTTGACCATGAGCAGGCGCCCGTCGAGGCCGACCATCGCCATCCCGATCGGCGAGTGGTGCAACGTGAGGAGCCACGGGTCCGCTCCCTCGCCCGCATCCTGCATGCGGACACCGTAGGCGACGGGTGTTGCGTACGGGGGTCGTGCCTCGCCCGGTCCGGACCAGCGGGCCTACGACGAACGCCCCCGCACGCGAGCGTGCGAGGGGCGTTCTCGAGGCGAAGGGCTACTCGTCCTCGACCTTCGTGTACGTGTTCTTGACCGGGATGTCGGTGCCGGGGACGCAGAGCGCCCAGATGGTGACGTTCTCCGGAGCCACGGTGGACTCGAACTGGACGATCCAGCCGTCGAGCCGGTCCTCCTTCGGCGTGTTGCTCTCCCAGTCCATGCGACCCGGGAACGACGAGCCGACAGCCGCGTTGTTGCCACCGACGCCGATCTCCTGGACACCGCCCGCGATGGCGGTGAAGTCCGACGACTCCGGGTCGCACGCGACGGTCGCGATCGCGCCCGAGTTGGCGTCGCCGGCGTTGTAGACGGCGGTGGCGTAGAAGGCACCGGTCAGGCCGGAGTCACCCTTCGGGCCGGCGGGACCGGTCGCACCGGTCGCGCCGGTGGCGCCCGTCGCACCGGTCGCACCGGCCGGGCCCTGGTCGCCGGTGGCACCCTTCGGGCCGGGCGTGCCGGCCTTCTTGATGTCCTTGTTGACGCTCGGCGACAGGTCGACTGCCGCGATCGTGCCGTTCTTGATGTCCTTGCTCGTGATGAGCTTGGCGGCCATCGCGCCGGACGTTCCCCCAATGGTCAGGAGCGCCGCGGCCGTGACGACGGCGAGGCTGACCTTCGTGTTGCGCTTCATGTGCTGGTCTCCCCTAGATGAACCTGCATGGACAAAACGCGGGGAACGTAGCGCCGTTCGAGACATGTTTCGGGCAGGTTACGAATACCTTTACCTTGGCGGTCGGCGACCGCCGAGGGTCCTGCGTCCTCGTCGCTCGTTTGCGACGATGGTCGGGTGCACCTCTACCGGACCCTCATCCTCAGCGTCATCGGGGTGGTCGCCCTCGGGCTGGCCGTGCCCACCTCCGCCGCCGACCCGTCCCCCACCGAACGCGTCCAGCGCCGGCTCAACGCGCTGCACTGCGACGCCGGCCCGGCCGACGGCAAGGCCGGCCAGCACACGCGCTCGGCGGTGGTCCGCTTCCAGTCGCGCGTCGGGCTGCGGCAGACTGGCAGCTTCGACCAACGCACGCGCAAACGGCTGTACGCCGAGGACGCGCCGCGCTGCGACGTACGCCCCGTGCCCGCCCGCTCGGGCTCGGGACGCCGGATCGTCATCTCCCAGGCGCAGAACTGGGTCTGGCTCGTCGGGCCCCGGGGCTCGGTCATCGCCCAGGGCGGCATGGTCGACAACACCGGAGAGCTGCGCCGAGGTGCACACGCGACCGGGTCCTACTGCGGGCGTGCCGGGCGGATCAAGCTCAACCAGTCGACCAGCGGCAACGTCTGGCTCGACAACTTCGTGCGGTTCGCGCCGTGCGGCATCGGCTTCCACCGGATCCCGCGCTACAAGAGCAACGGGCAGCAGATCCACGCGGAATGGATCCTCGGCACCAACATGTCCGAGTCCCACGGCTGCATCCGGCTCAGCCGGTCGCTCTCGCTCAAGGTCTGGAACTTCACCACCCGTCGCACGCCGGTGCGGGTGGTCTAGCCCGCCGCCGCCGGCGGGACGTCATACGAATCGTGGCCTCTGGCGCTCGATCCGTATGACGTCCGTCGTCGGTCAGTGGTCCAGGCTCAGTCGTCCAGGAAGGGGTAGTCCGTGTAGCCCTCGGCGCCGCCACCGTAGAAGGTGTCCTGGTCCGGCTCGTTGAGCTCGGCGCCGGTCTGCCACCGCTTCGGCAGGTCGGGGTTGGCGAGGAAGAGCCGCCCGATCGCCACGGCGTCGGCGACGTCCTCGTCGAGCAGCGCCTGCGCCATCGCGGCCGTCGTCACCACGCCGAAGCCGTCGTTGGCGATCAGCACGCCACCGAAGTCCTTGCGCATCCGCTGGACCAGGTCGAGCCGCGGCTGCGCCAGCACGCTGAGGTAGGCGAGGCCAAGGGGTGCGATGCCGGCGATGACCGCGGCGTACGTCGCCTCGACGTCGTCCGGGTCGTCCTCGGTCGCGCCCTGGATGTTGTGAGCAGGCGAGAGGCGTACGCCGACCCGGTCGGCGCCGATCGCGTCGGCGACCGCCCGGATCACCTCGATCGCGAAGCGGGCGCGGGCCTCGGGCGACCCGCCGTACTCGTCGGTGCGCTCGTTGGAGCCGGGCGCGAGGAACTGGTGGATCAGGTAGCCGTTGGCACCGTGCACCTCGACGCCGTCGAGCCCTGCGTCGACCGCGTTGCGGGCGGCGCTGACGAACTCCTCGATGACGGCCGGGATCTCGTCGGTCTCGATGGCGCGCGGGGTGGGGAAGTCCTTCTGACCGTTTGCCGTGACCATCTTGCCGGGGGCGGCGATCGCGCTCGGAGCGATGATCTCCTGTCCCCCGGTGTTGTCCGGGTGGGCGATCCTGCCGGCGTGCATGAGCTGGGCGACGATGCGGCCGCCGTTCTCGTGCACCGCGTCCGCGACCCGGCGCCAGCCCTCGAGCTGCTCGGGCGAGTGGAAGCCGGGGGTGTCCAGGTAGCCCTGGCCGCGCGCGCTGGGCTGGCTGCCCTCGGTGATGATCAGGCCGGCGGAGGCGCGCTGGGAGTAGTACTCGACCGCGAGGTCACCAGGGACGGTGCCCTTCGAACGGTTGCGGGTGAGCGGTGCCATGACGATGCGGTTGGGCAGGGTCCAGGCGCCGACGGTCAGGTTCTCGAACAGGTCAGCCATCGTGGCGACAGCTCCTTGGGCTGGAAGACAGGGTCATCTGTCCCAGCCGTGCCCAGTCGGCAGACATTCCATGATCGCCGGGTGAGGAGGTTCACCTGCCGAGCACGCATGGAATGCTGGCGGCGCTCAGACGCCCCAGAGGGCGGCGACGTGCCGGGCGTCGGTGCCGCAGCAGCCGCCGACCACCCGGAGCCCGGGCAGTGCCGGACGGAGCCCGTCGTACGACGTGGCGAGCAGGTCGAGGTCTCCCTCGTCGAGCTCCTCGGCGGCGTCGAGCTCGGCGTGCGTCTGGGTCGAGGCGTTGGGGTTGACCTGGACGATGCGCGCGAGCCACTCGCCGCCGTCGAGACCGGGCGCGATGTGCGTGGGGTGGGCGCAGTTGACGACGTACCCGTCGGCGGCCTCGTGCGTCTCCACCATCGCCACGGCCTCGGCGAGCCCGGTGCCGTCGGGCAGACGACCGTCGGTCTCGACCGTGAACCCGACCCACACCGGGACGCCGGCGGCCCGGGCTGCCCGGGCGATGCCGATGCCCTCCTCGGGACCGGTCAGCGTGTACGCCGCGACCACGTCGGCACCCGCGTCGGCGAACGCCTCGACCTGGGCGCGGTGGTAGGCGGCGGCCTCGTCCGGGTCGGCCCGCTCCCCCGCGACGTAGCCGTCGCCGCGCGGCCCGATCGCCCCGATGACGCGGACGTCGTCGAGGTCGGCGTACGAGTCGCGGAGCTGGTGGAGGAGCTCGATGCTGGCGCGGTTGACGCGGTCGAGAGCGGCCCGGTCGTAGCCGACACGGGCACCCCAGTCAGGGTTCGCGCGCCACGTCGGCGACTCCATGGTCAGCCCCGCGCCGGCCCGCCGCGCGACCGCGGCGTACCCGTCGTAGTAGTCGCGCAGCAGGCCTCGTCCGCGCTCGTCCTCGACGAGCGGGAACGACGCGAACTCCGGCAGGTCGACGCCGTGGTGGAAGATCAGGTCGGTCTCGAGCCCGCCGTCGCTGACGTAGCGGCGGGCCGAGAGCCAGGACAGGTCGTGATGGGTCATGACAGCCTCCCTGCCCGAACGCTACCGGCCGCGGGACGTAGGCTCCAGGACGACGACAAGGGGTACGACATGGTGGCGAGCCGATCGGCCCGCGAACGCAAGGCGGCCGTCGAGGGCGGCCCGCTCGCGCGGGTGAAGATCGACGTCGACGAGGCGAAGCAGTTCGTCTACAAGATCAGCTGCGCCGAGTGCACCGCGAAGGCGCACCGCAAGTGGTCGACGTACCGCACGGGCGGCGACAACGGCTACCTGCTCGCGATGGACCGGTGGATCTTCCACCTGGTCGAGAAGCACCCTGGTGCCGAGGCGCCCTGCCTGGCCTACCTGGGGGCCGCCCAGCAGCGCCTGCACGAGCGCCGCGAGCAGCAGGGCTCCTAGCCGCCGCCGAGTCCCGCGTCGCGGGCACGGATGATCGCCTCGGCCCGGTCGGTGGCCTGCAGCTTGGCGAGGATGTTGGAGACGTTGTTGCGGACCGTCTTGGGCGCGAGGTAGAGCGCCGCGGCGATCTGGGCGTTGTTCTTCCCGGCCGCGATCAGGTCGAGGATCTCGAGCTCGCGCTCGGTGAGCTGGGGGAAG
This window contains:
- a CDS encoding ATP-binding protein encodes the protein MQDAGEGADPWLLTLHHSPIGMAMVGLDGRLLMVNLAMSEMLGYGVEELTQRGFQELTHADDLDADLVLFRQALAGEIDSYRLRKRYLHAAGHVVWGDLSVALVRSPDGTPLHFISQILDITAAERERQSLEAVFETVTVGLLLIGPDGRYERMNRRHQETMHLPFPDGHEGEAGQLGHVYHLDGHTLMARDDMPSFRATQGEEFDDYTYWVGDDPATRRAFSTSARQVRGPSGERLGAALAYQELTELLRAMKVKDEFISSVSHELRTPLTSVLGYLELLRDDDSLTPEARAQVLTIQRNAVRLQALVSDLLQVGQVGEGSLRIRYADADLTALVRDAVEAARQDAAGRGIEIAVEAPVSLVARVDEQRIRQVLDNLLSNALKYSRTGGSVVATLHETSDAVVLEVSDTGIGIAADEVEHVFARFFRGGGALEQHIPGTGLGLNIVSSIVAAHGGEVSLESELGRGSTFRVVLPRTEG
- a CDS encoding L,D-transpeptidase family protein; this translates as MHLYRTLILSVIGVVALGLAVPTSAADPSPTERVQRRLNALHCDAGPADGKAGQHTRSAVVRFQSRVGLRQTGSFDQRTRKRLYAEDAPRCDVRPVPARSGSGRRIVISQAQNWVWLVGPRGSVIAQGGMVDNTGELRRGAHATGSYCGRAGRIKLNQSTSGNVWLDNFVRFAPCGIGFHRIPRYKSNGQQIHAEWILGTNMSESHGCIRLSRSLSLKVWNFTTRRTPVRVV
- a CDS encoding alkene reductase, which translates into the protein MADLFENLTVGAWTLPNRIVMAPLTRNRSKGTVPGDLAVEYYSQRASAGLIITEGSQPSARGQGYLDTPGFHSPEQLEGWRRVADAVHENGGRIVAQLMHAGRIAHPDNTGGQEIIAPSAIAAPGKMVTANGQKDFPTPRAIETDEIPAVIEEFVSAARNAVDAGLDGVEVHGANGYLIHQFLAPGSNERTDEYGGSPEARARFAIEVIRAVADAIGADRVGVRLSPAHNIQGATEDDPDDVEATYAAVIAGIAPLGLAYLSVLAQPRLDLVQRMRKDFGGVLIANDGFGVVTTAAMAQALLDEDVADAVAIGRLFLANPDLPKRWQTGAELNEPDQDTFYGGGAEGYTDYPFLDD
- a CDS encoding homocysteine S-methyltransferase family protein; amino-acid sequence: MTHHDLSWLSARRYVSDGGLETDLIFHHGVDLPEFASFPLVEDERGRGLLRDYYDGYAAVARRAGAGLTMESPTWRANPDWGARVGYDRAALDRVNRASIELLHQLRDSYADLDDVRVIGAIGPRGDGYVAGERADPDEAAAYHRAQVEAFADAGADVVAAYTLTGPEEGIGIARAARAAGVPVWVGFTVETDGRLPDGTGLAEAVAMVETHEAADGYVVNCAHPTHIAPGLDGGEWLARIVQVNPNASTQTHAELDAAEELDEGDLDLLATSYDGLRPALPGLRVVGGCCGTDARHVAALWGV